A part of Micromonospora chersina genomic DNA contains:
- a CDS encoding cytidylate kinase family protein: MDRGSRDELLGRLAEAVCSVRVVHPTRVAVDGPPAAGKTTLADELAAVLRGRGRDVIRATIDDFLFPRAQRYPRGEYSAEGCYFDTHDHGALNRVLLDPLGPGGDRRLQHAVYDRTADSVLSPPVTTAPADAVLVFDGVFLLRPELVDRWELRIFVSTALETTVDRAVIRERRVSSRAEVERRWRRRYIPSQQFYFATVRPADHADIVVHNDEPQQPIWEDRTGTH; the protein is encoded by the coding sequence ATGGACCGGGGCTCCCGCGACGAGTTGCTCGGCCGCCTGGCTGAGGCGGTTTGCTCCGTCAGGGTCGTACACCCGACGCGAGTTGCCGTCGACGGACCGCCCGCCGCCGGCAAGACCACTCTCGCCGACGAGCTGGCCGCCGTCCTGCGCGGGCGGGGCCGCGATGTCATCCGCGCGACGATCGACGATTTCCTCTTCCCCCGTGCGCAGCGCTATCCGCGCGGCGAGTACTCGGCCGAAGGCTGCTACTTCGACACCCACGACCACGGCGCGCTGAACCGGGTTCTGCTGGATCCGCTCGGCCCGGGCGGAGACCGACGCTTGCAGCACGCGGTCTACGACCGCACCGCGGATTCTGTGCTGTCCCCGCCGGTCACGACCGCCCCCGCCGACGCCGTGCTGGTCTTCGACGGCGTCTTTCTCCTGCGCCCGGAACTGGTTGACCGGTGGGAGCTGCGCATCTTCGTGTCGACCGCCCTCGAGACGACCGTGGACCGTGCCGTGATCCGGGAGCGCCGGGTGTCATCCCGGGCCGAGGTCGAACGGCGCTGGCGCCGGCGTTACATCCCGTCCCAACAGTTCTACTTCGCGACGGTCCGCCCGGCCGATCACGCCGACATCGTCGTGCACAACGACGAGCCCCAGCAGCCGATCTGGGAGGACCGCACCGGAACACACTGA
- a CDS encoding Clp protease N-terminal domain-containing protein, producing the protein MLPHEEQRPFVALGAMPMRVLLRAYSGAVQRGADSVGTLDVLCRVAPYPRSVPPWLLAGANGANLMRMAADPRRIPAARAVGELVSGPASEFDDEVQAILREVEWRFRRQPGRRLGQQSVHPLWTSGVRVTLADALHAARDSGTPFANLSHLVLGMLRLRGCDGTTYIFPHEYARLSAIDRLRAEPAMRRPDEPYPDLDDVRLALWPRSGSLVDRVAGRFFARASRLSRFGPILAGVEFEAKRQAIRLGQDVIGPLHILLAMLTHDATLEAARIPVPAHQSSRNRGAAVLRGHGVDAHRLRVLAARRGGPEEPPAEVLTEQLSSQRLGDPFADADVVTAVTRAMEISLAYRHSDTGTGHLLLALIEDDAGGGSAVLRDLGVDPTAVRARVEQDLRAAPAAWQPPAGR; encoded by the coding sequence GTGCTGCCGCACGAGGAGCAGCGACCCTTCGTCGCGCTCGGCGCGATGCCGATGCGGGTGCTACTGCGGGCGTACTCGGGCGCGGTCCAGCGCGGGGCGGACAGCGTCGGCACCCTCGACGTGCTGTGCCGGGTCGCGCCGTACCCCAGGTCGGTTCCGCCGTGGCTGCTCGCGGGTGCGAATGGCGCGAACCTCATGCGGATGGCGGCCGACCCGCGCCGCATCCCGGCCGCACGCGCGGTCGGCGAACTGGTGTCCGGGCCGGCGAGCGAGTTCGACGACGAGGTGCAGGCGATTCTCCGCGAGGTCGAGTGGCGGTTCCGTCGCCAGCCGGGCCGGCGCCTCGGACAGCAGAGCGTGCATCCACTGTGGACGAGCGGCGTCCGTGTCACCCTCGCCGACGCGCTGCACGCCGCACGCGACAGCGGCACGCCGTTCGCCAACCTGTCCCATCTCGTGCTCGGCATGCTGCGACTGCGCGGCTGCGACGGGACCACCTACATCTTCCCCCACGAGTACGCACGGCTCTCGGCCATCGACCGGTTGCGCGCCGAACCGGCGATGCGACGGCCCGACGAGCCCTACCCGGATCTCGACGACGTGCGGTTGGCGCTCTGGCCCCGTTCCGGTTCGCTTGTCGACCGCGTCGCGGGTCGGTTCTTCGCGCGTGCGTCCCGGCTCAGCCGCTTCGGCCCGATACTGGCCGGAGTCGAGTTCGAGGCGAAACGCCAGGCGATCCGGCTCGGCCAGGACGTGATCGGCCCGCTGCACATCCTGCTCGCGATGCTCACCCATGACGCCACCCTCGAAGCGGCCCGGATCCCGGTACCCGCCCATCAGTCGAGCCGCAACCGGGGCGCGGCCGTCCTGCGCGGCCACGGTGTCGACGCCCACCGCCTCCGCGTGCTCGCCGCACGGCGCGGCGGGCCCGAGGAGCCGCCGGCCGAGGTGCTCACCGAGCAGCTGAGCAGCCAGCGCCTGGGCGACCCGTTCGCGGACGCCGACGTCGTCACCGCCGTGACGCGCGCCATGGAGATCTCGCTCGCCTACCGGCACTCCGACACGGGCACCGGTCACCTCCTGCTCGCGCTGATCGAGGACGACGCGGGCGGCGGCAGCGCGGTGCTGCGCGACCTCGGCGTCGACCCGACGGCGGTACGCGCGCGGGTCGAGCAGGACCTCCGCGCCGCACCCGCCGCCTGGCAGCCACCGGCCGGCCGGTAG
- a CDS encoding nucleotidyltransferase family protein translates to MSPTTEPSGPRTAELAELVAGCPWLLDVLVVVREAGLPDAWVGAGVLRDLVWGRRYGGGFDPRAVRDVDVAFFDPDDLTPSGDAAATELLRRRDPAIPWEATNQAAVHTWYESVFGVGPVDALRSVGEAVATWPETATCVAVRLDAAGTLHVCAPLGLDDLLDGVWRRNPRRVTVELSRARLARHDPGRRWPGVRILPP, encoded by the coding sequence ATGTCGCCGACCACTGAGCCGAGTGGTCCCCGGACGGCCGAGCTGGCCGAGCTGGTCGCGGGGTGTCCCTGGCTCCTCGACGTGCTGGTGGTGGTGCGGGAGGCCGGTCTACCGGACGCGTGGGTCGGGGCGGGCGTCCTTCGGGACCTGGTCTGGGGCCGGCGGTACGGCGGCGGCTTCGACCCGCGGGCCGTGCGGGACGTCGACGTCGCGTTCTTCGACCCCGACGATCTCACCCCGAGCGGCGACGCCGCGGCGACGGAACTGCTGCGCCGCCGCGACCCGGCGATCCCGTGGGAGGCGACCAACCAGGCCGCCGTGCACACCTGGTACGAGAGCGTGTTCGGCGTCGGTCCGGTCGATGCGCTGCGCTCGGTGGGCGAGGCGGTGGCCACCTGGCCCGAGACCGCCACCTGTGTGGCGGTGCGTCTCGACGCTGCCGGGACGCTGCACGTCTGTGCCCCGCTCGGGCTGGACGACCTGCTCGACGGGGTGTGGCGGCGGAACCCGCGCCGGGTGACCGTGGAGCTGTCCCGTGCCCGCCTCGCCCGCCACGATCCGGGCAGGCGCTGGCCTGGGGTGCGGATCCTGCCGCCGTAG
- a CDS encoding inositol-3-phosphate synthase: MINNVKLAVVGVGNNTSALVQGIAFHRGTGSLVGVHRPEVAGLAVGDIDVVAAFALSDGKVGKDLHEAIFVAPNNFPRLDVELPPAGVTVQAGLVDSTEVERVAHALEGAEVLLYSAPSGRPETAHAYAEAALRAGVAFVNTTSDAVAREPLWLTRFEEAGLPLLGDDLASQFGTSVVHRALLRLLEERGLTLVSSYQVNLGGTEDFRNLVENPNTKARSKLNAVGSDKVQMAPLGYLPHLRSQKIAHLNVEAQGWGGTAVSLDVRLKVDDPSGAAGVNIDLIRMAAAALRSGRGGYLAEAASYLKSPPGTAI, translated from the coding sequence GTGATCAACAACGTGAAGCTCGCGGTCGTCGGCGTCGGCAACAACACGTCGGCGCTGGTGCAGGGGATCGCCTTCCACCGCGGCACCGGCAGCCTGGTGGGCGTCCACCGGCCGGAGGTGGCCGGGCTGGCGGTCGGTGACATCGACGTCGTCGCGGCCTTCGCCCTCTCCGACGGCAAGGTCGGCAAGGACCTGCACGAGGCGATCTTCGTTGCGCCCAACAACTTCCCGCGGCTCGACGTGGAGCTGCCGCCCGCGGGCGTGACGGTGCAGGCCGGTCTCGTCGACTCGACGGAGGTCGAGCGGGTGGCACACGCGCTGGAGGGCGCCGAGGTGCTGCTCTATTCCGCGCCGAGCGGCAGGCCCGAAACCGCCCACGCGTACGCCGAGGCGGCCCTGCGGGCGGGCGTGGCGTTCGTGAACACCACCTCGGACGCGGTCGCCCGGGAACCGCTGTGGCTCACGCGGTTCGAGGAGGCCGGCCTGCCGCTGCTCGGCGACGACCTGGCCAGCCAGTTCGGCACCTCCGTGGTGCACCGCGCACTGCTGCGGTTGCTCGAGGAGCGCGGGCTCACCCTGGTCAGTTCCTACCAGGTGAATCTGGGGGGTACGGAGGACTTCCGTAACCTGGTCGAGAACCCCAACACCAAGGCGCGGTCCAAGTTGAATGCCGTCGGGTCCGACAAGGTGCAGATGGCGCCCCTCGGATATCTCCCGCACCTGCGATCCCAGAAGATCGCCCACCTCAACGTCGAAGCGCAGGGCTGGGGTGGGACAGCGGTGAGCCTGGACGTGCGGCTGAAGGTGGACGACCCGAGTGGCGCGGCTGGCGTCAACATCGACCTGATCCGGATGGCCGCCGCCGCTCTGCGTTCCGGCCGTGGTGGCTACCTCGCCGAGGCGGCGTCGTACCTGAAGTCCCCGCCCGGAACCGCGATCTGA
- a CDS encoding YciI family protein produces the protein MTEYLITFNDEWVPDHTAEELREKSMAARTVIEEMQADGVLIFTNGGLDRSTTVCSVEPVDGRPVFTDGPYVETKEHLGGFVVVDVPDDAAARHWAGRLATVLGWPQEVHRFRGPGQTGRNGSGER, from the coding sequence ATGACGGAGTACCTGATCACCTTCAACGATGAGTGGGTGCCCGACCACACGGCGGAGGAACTGCGTGAGAAGAGCATGGCCGCCCGGACCGTGATCGAGGAGATGCAGGCCGACGGCGTCCTCATCTTCACCAACGGCGGGCTCGACCGGTCCACCACGGTGTGCAGTGTCGAGCCGGTTGACGGCAGGCCGGTCTTCACCGACGGCCCCTACGTCGAGACCAAGGAGCACCTCGGCGGCTTCGTCGTCGTGGACGTGCCCGACGACGCGGCGGCGCGACACTGGGCCGGCAGGCTCGCGACCGTGCTCGGCTGGCCGCAGGAGGTCCACCGGTTCCGCGGTCCCGGGCAGACCGGGCGTAACGGTTCCGGGGAGAGGTAG
- a CDS encoding NAD(P)/FAD-dependent oxidoreductase, with amino-acid sequence MPTDTDVVIVGGGLAGLAAARRLHRAGVPWRLVEAADRLGGRVATDEVDGYLLDRGFQVLNTAYPRLAGLVDLGALDLGRFTSGVLVRRGDRLDRLVNPLRDPAGAPGTLTAGVGSLVDRLRFAALATGCATLPVGRLLNAPETTTETALRRAGLSAAFIEELLRPFLSGVVLDRELATSSHVLAVLLRAFVRGRIGLPARGMAALPAAVAGPLPAELIDLDSPVAEVAPGRVRTPAGDITCRAVVVAVDPPAAATLLPRLQRVRMHSYTTYYHSTDTPPLAEPILLLDGERRELVANTVVVSNAAPTYAPAGRHLVATSVVGPQPPPEPLIRRELDRLYGRSTADWTHLTTVSVPEALPAAPPPQGRLRKPVALGEGLFVAGDHRDSPSIQGALASGWRAAGAVLAELRRTGAM; translated from the coding sequence ATGCCCACTGACACCGACGTGGTCATCGTCGGCGGCGGCCTGGCCGGCCTCGCCGCCGCCCGCCGGCTCCACCGTGCCGGCGTGCCCTGGCGGCTCGTCGAGGCCGCCGACCGGCTCGGCGGCCGGGTCGCCACCGACGAGGTCGACGGCTACCTTCTGGATCGCGGCTTCCAGGTGCTCAACACGGCGTACCCGCGGCTCGCCGGCCTCGTCGACCTCGGCGCCCTCGACCTCGGCCGGTTCACGTCCGGCGTGCTGGTCCGCCGCGGCGACCGGCTGGACCGCCTCGTCAACCCGCTGCGCGACCCCGCCGGCGCGCCCGGCACCCTGACCGCGGGCGTCGGATCGCTTGTCGACCGGCTCCGCTTCGCCGCACTCGCCACCGGCTGCGCCACCCTGCCCGTGGGCCGGCTGCTCAACGCCCCCGAGACCACCACCGAGACGGCGCTGCGCCGGGCCGGCCTCTCCGCCGCGTTCATCGAGGAACTGCTCCGGCCGTTCCTCTCCGGCGTCGTGCTCGACCGCGAGCTGGCCACCTCCAGCCACGTGCTGGCCGTCCTCCTGCGCGCCTTCGTCCGCGGCCGGATCGGCCTGCCCGCCCGCGGCATGGCCGCGCTGCCCGCCGCCGTCGCCGGCCCGCTGCCCGCCGAACTGATCGACCTGGACAGCCCGGTCGCCGAGGTCGCGCCGGGCCGGGTCCGCACCCCCGCCGGCGACATCACCTGCCGCGCCGTCGTGGTCGCCGTGGACCCGCCGGCCGCGGCCACCCTGCTGCCGCGGCTCCAGCGGGTACGCATGCACAGCTACACGACCTACTACCACAGCACCGACACCCCACCGCTGGCCGAGCCGATCCTGCTCCTCGACGGGGAACGGCGGGAACTCGTCGCCAACACGGTGGTGGTCAGCAACGCGGCACCCACGTACGCGCCGGCCGGCAGGCACCTCGTCGCCACCTCGGTGGTCGGCCCGCAGCCCCCGCCCGAGCCGCTGATCCGCCGCGAGCTGGACCGCCTCTACGGCCGCTCCACCGCCGACTGGACCCACCTCACCACCGTGTCGGTGCCCGAAGCGCTGCCCGCCGCGCCGCCGCCACAGGGCCGGCTCCGCAAGCCGGTCGCGCTCGGCGAAGGACTCTTCGTGGCCGGCGACCACCGCGACAGCCCGTCCATCCAGGGCGCCCTCGCCAGCGGCTGGCGGGCCGCCGGCGCGGTGCTGGCCGAACTGCGCCGCACCGGCGCGATGTGA
- a CDS encoding pyridoxamine 5'-phosphate oxidase family protein, producing the protein MTSPLPPPDVETRLADERNVWLCTVRRDGSPHVTPVWFIYADGTWWIGCDARSVKARNLEVDPRVSLALEDGTAPVVAEGVAHLHRGDYPATVVEAFADKYEGWDVGEPEGERVLLEVPVRRWLFAGTAQ; encoded by the coding sequence ATGACCTCACCTCTCCCGCCCCCCGACGTCGAGACCCGGCTGGCCGACGAGCGGAACGTGTGGCTGTGCACCGTGCGCCGCGACGGTTCTCCCCACGTGACGCCGGTCTGGTTCATCTACGCGGACGGCACCTGGTGGATCGGCTGCGACGCTCGCAGCGTCAAGGCACGGAACCTGGAGGTCGACCCGCGCGTGTCCCTGGCCCTGGAGGACGGGACCGCTCCCGTGGTGGCCGAGGGCGTCGCCCACCTGCACCGCGGCGACTACCCCGCCACTGTCGTCGAGGCGTTCGCAGACAAGTACGAGGGATGGGACGTCGGGGAGCCGGAGGGTGAGCGGGTGTTGCTGGAGGTTCCGGTCCGACGGTGGCTGTTCGCGGGCACGGCTCAGTGA
- a CDS encoding oligosaccharide flippase family protein, whose protein sequence is MTTAGRLTAAVKNRRTANIAVLVGAQTVNLGGVLVVTALFAPADFGRFATLFAVAAMVGGASPLRLEVAATTATEADAAQLIRAAMRSNLVAAAATGIIALTCHTVWGQLDGGALAESAALAAVTYAIAAAGTYTYARVRERRYMRVSGSKLLTAAVQVAGQVAASVVMPTPAGLLAAAAVGYGAGTLLLLTPTPTGGITLPPMRDVLRRHRAFMLAAAPAGIVSAVAVNLPVAASGVALGTVAAADVALALRIGALPSALLGQALMPLLLGEITHRVRTDAALALPTFMRALRGLTAAGCVSVAAVVAAGWWLIPVVLGEQWHGVGLALLLLSPFLLGQFAVAPVSQSLNAAGRNATQLVWDVARLAATAAVFGAAAAGVIGYRACLLWFSAMMAAAYAAHVALTRAALAGLPDASRKEPVAATATAAYR, encoded by the coding sequence GTGACGACCGCAGGGCGGCTGACAGCCGCGGTCAAGAACCGCAGGACCGCGAACATCGCGGTCCTCGTCGGCGCGCAGACCGTCAACCTCGGCGGGGTCCTCGTCGTCACGGCCCTGTTCGCCCCGGCCGACTTCGGCCGGTTCGCGACGCTGTTCGCGGTCGCCGCGATGGTCGGCGGAGCCAGCCCGCTGCGGCTCGAGGTGGCGGCCACCACCGCCACCGAGGCGGACGCCGCGCAGCTCATCCGGGCGGCGATGCGTTCCAACCTCGTCGCCGCCGCCGCGACCGGGATCATCGCCCTCACCTGCCACACCGTGTGGGGGCAGCTCGACGGCGGGGCCCTCGCCGAGTCGGCGGCGCTGGCCGCCGTCACCTACGCCATCGCGGCCGCCGGCACCTACACCTATGCGCGCGTACGGGAACGCCGCTACATGCGCGTGTCCGGCAGCAAGCTCCTCACCGCCGCCGTGCAGGTCGCCGGCCAGGTGGCGGCCAGCGTGGTGATGCCGACCCCGGCGGGCCTGCTCGCCGCGGCCGCCGTCGGCTACGGCGCCGGCACGCTGCTCCTGCTCACCCCCACCCCCACCGGCGGGATCACCCTCCCGCCGATGCGGGACGTCCTCCGCCGGCACCGCGCGTTCATGCTCGCCGCGGCGCCGGCCGGGATCGTGTCGGCCGTGGCCGTCAACCTGCCGGTCGCGGCGTCCGGCGTCGCGCTCGGTACCGTCGCGGCGGCCGACGTGGCGTTGGCGCTGCGGATCGGGGCGCTCCCGTCGGCGCTGCTCGGGCAGGCGCTGATGCCGCTGCTCCTCGGGGAGATCACCCACCGGGTACGCACCGACGCGGCGCTGGCGTTGCCGACCTTCATGCGGGCCCTGCGGGGCCTGACCGCTGCGGGTTGCGTGTCCGTCGCCGCCGTCGTCGCCGCCGGCTGGTGGCTGATCCCTGTCGTCCTCGGTGAGCAGTGGCACGGGGTGGGGCTGGCGTTGCTGCTGCTCTCGCCGTTCCTCCTCGGCCAGTTCGCCGTGGCCCCGGTCAGCCAGAGCCTCAACGCCGCCGGACGGAACGCGACGCAACTCGTGTGGGACGTCGCCCGGTTGGCGGCGACCGCGGCGGTGTTCGGGGCCGCCGCGGCAGGCGTGATCGGCTACCGGGCCTGCCTGCTGTGGTTCTCGGCGATGATGGCCGCCGCGTACGCCGCGCATGTCGCGCTGACCCGGGCCGCGCTGGCCGGGCTGCCCGACGCATCCCGCAAGGAACCGGTGGCGGCGACGGCGACGGCGGCATACCGGTGA
- a CDS encoding O-antigen ligase family protein codes for MNTTPAPTVTVTARDVAAVAPIVALPAAVLLDGSRLVADALAPVAGAAAAHPHLLLYATLAAAAAVTLAGWSRRGFRPLAGSGPFLVLLLSFTPGLVLTSFDAYSTTKVTTMLTVTPLLVVGALTVVDRPARRAAALWVLAFLGVLVAVLALAVPEPAYEIQQAVVLRGNVTISTARVIGFGAVALLCLAVAHRRLPIRVVAAAGAAALVVPLTLTGSRGPVVSAVAAAAVLVVLRSRGGRWMTIVPGVAAVTAVAAAVASSLVPQQSAARFEVLSGGPLDPSSQARVALSHLAFDTFTAHPIGLGWGDFGSVVPGYLLAYAPGREDIVYPHNLPLEVAVEGGLVALAGLLLLAAAVARAVWVRRGDPTAAGMGALVVYATVNALSSADINGNVMVWVFSAVALVAGSQRAGAHRKVDAAAPVPRAGRTPVGTAAPR; via the coding sequence GTGAACACCACGCCGGCGCCCACCGTGACGGTCACCGCCCGGGACGTGGCCGCGGTCGCCCCGATCGTCGCCCTGCCGGCGGCGGTCCTCCTCGACGGTTCCCGGCTCGTCGCCGACGCGCTCGCACCCGTGGCCGGCGCGGCGGCCGCCCACCCGCACCTGCTGCTGTACGCGACGCTCGCCGCGGCGGCCGCCGTCACCCTGGCGGGCTGGTCGCGGCGAGGGTTCCGGCCGCTCGCCGGATCGGGGCCGTTCCTGGTGCTGCTGCTGTCGTTCACACCCGGACTGGTGCTCACGTCCTTCGACGCCTACTCGACGACGAAGGTCACGACGATGCTCACCGTCACGCCGCTGCTGGTTGTCGGCGCGCTGACGGTGGTCGACCGGCCCGCCCGCCGTGCCGCCGCCCTGTGGGTGCTCGCATTCCTCGGCGTCCTGGTGGCCGTGCTCGCGCTGGCCGTGCCCGAGCCCGCCTACGAGATCCAGCAGGCGGTGGTGCTCCGGGGCAACGTCACGATCTCCACCGCCCGTGTCATCGGCTTCGGGGCGGTGGCCCTGCTCTGCCTGGCCGTGGCGCACCGGCGGTTGCCGATCCGGGTGGTCGCCGCCGCCGGCGCGGCCGCCCTGGTGGTGCCGCTGACGTTGACCGGTTCACGAGGCCCGGTCGTCTCCGCTGTCGCCGCCGCCGCGGTGCTGGTGGTGCTGCGCAGCCGAGGCGGCCGGTGGATGACCATCGTGCCCGGCGTCGCGGCGGTCACCGCCGTCGCTGCCGCTGTCGCGTCGTCGCTGGTGCCCCAGCAGTCCGCGGCCCGGTTCGAGGTGCTGTCCGGCGGCCCTCTCGATCCGTCCTCGCAGGCCCGGGTGGCGTTGTCGCACCTGGCGTTCGACACGTTCACGGCGCACCCGATCGGGCTGGGCTGGGGTGACTTCGGGTCGGTGGTGCCGGGCTACCTGCTGGCGTACGCGCCGGGCCGGGAGGACATCGTCTACCCGCACAACCTGCCGCTGGAGGTGGCGGTGGAAGGCGGGTTGGTGGCGTTGGCAGGACTGCTGCTGCTGGCCGCCGCGGTGGCCCGGGCCGTGTGGGTGCGGCGCGGCGACCCCACGGCCGCCGGGATGGGCGCCCTCGTCGTGTACGCGACGGTGAACGCGCTGTCGAGCGCGGACATCAACGGCAACGTCATGGTGTGGGTGTTCAGCGCCGTGGCGCTCGTGGCCGGGTCCCAGCGGGCTGGGGCGCACCGCAAGGTGGACGCTGCCGCGCCGGTGCCCCGAGCCGGCCGCACACCGGTCGGTACGGCCGCCCCTCGCTGA
- a CDS encoding DUF5990 family protein: MLIRIEGGDLPGRRTGAEADLLRLRNVHVGMQRRAEVVDRVPADAREAAWQFEVTSREVDGLLDVGGPWVHGRPGARFLYLSWGAVTEDRFEMFRRAKLLFGDIPGTLLRAGHEGAGVLVGRLRLTDAEGGPVCARVRPSGVHWTVE, translated from the coding sequence ATGCTGATCCGGATCGAGGGCGGCGACCTGCCGGGCCGGCGTACCGGCGCCGAGGCGGACCTGCTGCGGCTCCGCAACGTGCACGTGGGGATGCAGCGCAGGGCCGAGGTGGTCGACCGGGTGCCCGCCGACGCGCGGGAAGCGGCCTGGCAGTTCGAGGTCACCAGCCGCGAGGTGGACGGCCTGCTCGACGTCGGTGGGCCGTGGGTGCACGGCCGCCCGGGGGCGCGATTCCTCTACCTCAGCTGGGGTGCGGTGACGGAGGACCGTTTCGAGATGTTCCGCCGGGCGAAGCTCCTGTTCGGTGACATCCCGGGGACGCTGCTGCGCGCCGGCCACGAGGGAGCCGGTGTGCTGGTCGGCCGGCTCCGGTTGACGGACGCCGAGGGTGGGCCGGTGTGTGCCCGGGTCCGGCCATCCGGCGTCCACTGGACGGTGGAGTGA
- a CDS encoding MMPL family transporter, with protein MAGGRGRWTATVIAVVVVLSWLVVGGVAGPYAGKLGDVATNDNASFLPADAEATRAQDLAAGFVDRETTPALVVYERTSGITPADQQRVQADTARFAELPGVVGPLPPPIVSEDRQAVQVVVPIDAAEGEQIGAVVDQLREIAGADRDGLTVDVAGPAGLLADLIEVFTAIDGPLLLVTLVVVLVILLIVYRSPVLWVFPLLAAGMSYSLAALFVYLLAKNDVIKLNGQAQGILTVLVFGAGTDYALLLIARYREELHRHERPWDAMRAAWKGAAPAIIASGATVIVSLLCLLLSSLNSNRALGPVSAVGIAATLLVMLTFLPALLLLGGRWAFWPRRPRYDHADPRTEHGIWGRIAGFVARRARTVWIVTAVVLAALALGVTQLGATTLGQSDLFTQRTDSVAGQEVIARHYPAGTGSPATIFTNQATAQQVAQVAQGVRGVSSVRPFSRQGPAGPPEVVDGRVQLQATLADPPDSNGAERAIRELRVAVHRVPGADAVVGGFTAINVDTADASTRDRNVIIPVVLLVIAVILAVLLRALLAPVLLIATVVLSFLATLGLCALIFKYLLDFPGVDQSFPLFAFVFLVALGIDYNIFLMSRVREESVRRGTRAGVLTGLAVTGGVITSAGIVLAATFSALAVLPLVVLVELGVAVAAGVLLDTIVVRSLLVPALAYDIGPTVWWPGRLSRTNRDGDRAGTEVADAH; from the coding sequence ATGGCCGGAGGGCGGGGCCGCTGGACCGCGACGGTGATCGCGGTGGTCGTGGTGCTGAGCTGGCTGGTCGTCGGCGGCGTCGCCGGGCCCTACGCCGGCAAGCTCGGCGACGTCGCCACGAACGACAACGCCTCCTTCCTGCCCGCCGACGCCGAGGCCACCCGCGCGCAGGACCTCGCCGCCGGCTTCGTGGACCGGGAGACCACCCCCGCGCTCGTCGTCTACGAGCGCACCTCCGGCATCACCCCCGCCGACCAGCAGCGGGTCCAGGCCGACACGGCCCGCTTCGCGGAGCTGCCCGGCGTGGTCGGCCCGCTGCCACCGCCGATCGTCAGCGAGGACCGGCAGGCCGTGCAGGTGGTCGTCCCGATCGACGCGGCCGAGGGCGAACAGATCGGCGCGGTGGTCGACCAACTGCGGGAGATCGCCGGCGCCGACCGGGACGGGCTCACCGTCGACGTGGCCGGCCCGGCCGGCCTGCTCGCCGACCTCATCGAGGTCTTCACCGCCATCGACGGGCCGCTGCTGCTGGTCACCCTCGTCGTGGTGCTCGTCATCCTGCTGATCGTCTACCGCAGCCCGGTGCTCTGGGTCTTCCCGCTGCTCGCCGCCGGGATGTCGTACTCGCTGGCCGCGCTCTTCGTCTACCTCCTCGCGAAGAACGACGTCATCAAGCTCAACGGGCAGGCCCAGGGCATCCTCACCGTCCTCGTCTTCGGCGCCGGCACCGACTACGCGCTGCTGCTCATCGCCCGCTACCGGGAGGAACTGCACCGGCACGAGCGGCCCTGGGACGCCATGCGGGCCGCGTGGAAGGGCGCCGCCCCGGCGATCATCGCCTCCGGCGCCACCGTCATCGTCAGCCTGCTCTGCCTGCTGCTGTCCAGCCTCAACTCCAACCGGGCGCTCGGCCCGGTGAGCGCCGTCGGCATCGCCGCCACCCTGCTCGTGATGCTCACCTTCCTCCCCGCCCTGCTGCTGCTCGGCGGGCGGTGGGCGTTCTGGCCCCGGCGGCCCCGGTACGACCACGCCGACCCGCGGACCGAACACGGCATCTGGGGGCGGATCGCGGGGTTCGTGGCCCGCCGCGCCCGTACCGTCTGGATCGTCACGGCGGTGGTCCTGGCCGCGCTCGCCCTCGGGGTGACCCAGCTCGGCGCCACCACCCTCGGCCAGTCCGACCTGTTCACCCAGCGCACCGACTCGGTGGCCGGCCAGGAGGTGATCGCCCGCCACTACCCGGCCGGTACCGGCAGCCCGGCCACCATCTTCACCAACCAGGCCACCGCACAGCAGGTCGCCCAGGTGGCGCAGGGCGTACGCGGGGTGTCCTCGGTGCGCCCGTTCAGCCGGCAGGGGCCGGCCGGGCCGCCCGAGGTGGTCGACGGGCGGGTGCAGTTGCAGGCCACCCTCGCCGACCCACCGGACAGCAACGGCGCCGAACGCGCCATCCGCGAGCTGCGCGTCGCGGTCCACCGGGTGCCCGGCGCCGACGCGGTGGTCGGCGGCTTCACCGCCATCAACGTGGACACCGCCGACGCCTCCACCCGGGACCGCAACGTCATCATCCCGGTGGTGCTGCTGGTCATCGCGGTCATCCTGGCCGTGCTGCTGCGGGCCCTGCTCGCCCCCGTGCTGCTGATCGCCACCGTGGTGCTGTCGTTCCTGGCGACGCTCGGCCTGTGCGCGCTGATCTTCAAGTACCTCCTCGACTTCCCCGGCGTCGACCAGTCGTTCCCGCTGTTCGCGTTCGTCTTCCTGGTCGCCCTCGGCATCGACTACAACATCTTCCTGATGAGTCGGGTCCGCGAGGAGTCGGTCCGGCGCGGCACCCGGGCCGGCGTGCTCACCGGCCTGGCGGTCACCGGCGGCGTGATCACCTCCGCCGGCATCGTGCTCGCCGCCACCTTCTCCGCGCTCGCCGTACTGCCCCTGGTGGTACTCGTCGAGCTGGGCGTGGCGGTCGCCGCCGGCGTGCTGCTCGACACCATCGTGGTGCGCTCGCTGCTGGTGCCCGCGCTCGCGTACGACATCGGGCCGACAGTCTGGTGGCCCGGCCGGCTGTCCCGGACCAACCGGGACGGCGACCGGGCCGGCACGGAGGTGGCCGATGCCCACTGA